A stretch of Gossypium hirsutum isolate 1008001.06 chromosome A06, Gossypium_hirsutum_v2.1, whole genome shotgun sequence DNA encodes these proteins:
- the LOC107962871 gene encoding serine/threonine-protein kinase EDR1 isoform X1 — MPKMKHLLRKLHIGGGLNEHQRLTETQPVVSSSPSTNSTGQETASSFSSSSASSVGSGTLGRIGAVESAGGDRTAGDEVDFNLLEEEFQMQLALAISASDPETAHIDAAKRFSGAGTFVELLSLRYWNYNVVNYDEKIVDGFYDVYGIASTLGLEGKMPSLVDLQVVSVLENVDYEVILVNRLLDPELQELEKRVYNIHVQSQALGHGLVLSDLVQKIAEIVVNRMGGLVADADEMLRMWTLRSYELRRSLNAIILPLGRLDVGLSRHRALLFKVLADRINLPCMLVKGSYYTGTDDGAVNLVRINNGSEYIIDLMGAPGTLIPAEVPSCQLLKSALDVRGFAGLTDASQGSCLVLDKEIGNLAVSAALEMGIKIGAKRAAEFASSQTNEDGKNLAGRAVPERFEQEFGKLLPSAPNSSDSFCDIYEKPSSVQKRKVKNVSKYVISAAKDPEFAQKLHAVLLESGASPPPDLFMDINSQDPGEQSIPEQVVKGTIVNAAASCNSNLLSSNEQYLVSNGMEALENTNSNMRQKQMAKHQRELETNVIKTNVASAASVEGFLLGNSANDWIRVRDSSFSANEFCQRQPENVLAMDEKLVNWTSGAGLNKESALELIKTTDNDLHLASSGRSEKIYPMLKEVSEWEIQWENLQIGERIGIGSYGEVYQADWNGTEVAVKKFLDQDFSGDALVQFKCEVEIMLRLRHPNVVLFMGAVTHSPHFSILTEFLPRGSLYKLLHRSNPQLDEKRRMRMALDVAKGMNYLHTSNPTIVHRDLKTPNLLVDKNWVVKVCDFGLSRMKHHTFLSSKSTAGTPEWMAPEILRNEPANEKCDVYSFGVVLWELVTLRIPWKGLNPMQVVGAVGFQNRRLEIPEGIDPMVAQIIRECWQTEPHLRPSFAQLMYQLRRLQRLYVERLNSTNQIIG; from the exons ATGCCGAAAATGAAGCATTTATTAAGGAAACTCCATATCGGCGGCGGTTTAAATGAGCACCAACGGTTGACGGAGACGCAGCCCGTGGTCAGCTCAAGTCCGAGTACGAATTCAACGGGACAAGAAACGGCgtcttccttttcttcttcttcggcGTCTTCTGTTGGTTCAGGTACATTGGGGAGAATTGGGGCCGTTGAATCGGCCGGGGGAGATCGGACGGCTGGTGACGAGGTGGATTTTAATTTATTGGAAGAAGAGTTTCAGATGCAGTTGGCTTTGGCGATCAGTGCCTCGGATCCCGAGACGGCTCATATCGACGCTGCTAAAAGATTTAGCGGAGCCGGCACTTTCGTGGAGTTACTCTCGCTTCGTTATTGG AACTATAATGTTGTAAACTATGATGAAAAAATTGTGGATGGATTTTATGACGTGTATGGCATTGCCTCAACGCTTGGTCTGGAAGGGAAGATGCCATCTTTGGTTGATCTTCAAGTAGTATCAGTGTTAGAAAATGTTGATTATGAAGTAATTTTGGTTAACCGGTTGCTTGATCCTGAATTGCAAGAGCTTGAGAAAAGAGTGTACAACATACATGTGCAGTCCCAAGCTTTAGGCCATGGCCTGGTTTTGAGTGATTTAGTTCAGAAAATCGCAGAAATAGTTGTTAACAGAATGGGTGGTCTGGTAGCTGATGCTGATGAAATGTTGAGAATGTGGACCTTGAGAAGTTATGAGTTACGGAGGTCTCTTAACGCTATCATTCTTCCATTGGGAAGACTTGATGTTGGACTTTCGCGCCACAGAGCACTGCTGTTTAAG GTTCTAGCTGATAGAATTAATCTCCCATGCATGCTGGTCAAGGGGAGCTATTACACTGGTACAGATGATGGAGCTGTGAACTTGGTTAGAATCAACAATGGAAG TGAATATATCATAGATCTGATGGGTGCTCCTGGCACATTAATTCCTGCTGAAGTACCAAGCTGTCAGCTCTTAAAGTCTGCACTGGATGTAAGGGGCTTTGCTGGTCTTACTGATGCCTCTCAAGGTTCATGTTTGGTACTTGACAAAGAAATTGGAAATTTGGCAGTTTCAGCTGCTCTAGAAATGGGCATTAAAATTGGTGCCAAGAGGGCAGCAGAATTTGCCAGCAGTCAGACAAATGAAGATGGGAAGAACCTTGCCGGAAGAGCTGTTCCTGAGAGATTTGAACAGGAGTTTGGAAAGCTTCTTCCCTCAGCACCTAACTCTAGTGATAGCTTTTGTGACATTTATGAAAAACCTTCTTCAGTGCAAAAAAGAAAGGTTAAAAATGTTTCGAAGTATGTTATTAGTGCAGCAAAGGACCCAGAGTTTGCTCAGAAATTACATGCTGTTTTATTGGAGAGTGGTGCATCACCTCCTCCAGATTTGTTCATGGATATTAATTCACAGGATCCTGGTGAACAAAGTATACCTGAACAAGTAGTGAAAGGGACAATTGTAAATGCTGCTGCTAGCTGCAATTCAAATTTGTTGTCAAGCAATGAGCAATATCTTGTATCCAATGGAATGGAGGCTTTGGAAAATACTAATTCCAATATGAGACAAAAGCAAATGGCTAAGCACCAAAGGGAGTTagaaactaatgtcataaaaacTAATGTTGCATCTGCTGCTTCAGTTGAGGGATTTCTTCTTGGTAATTCAGCTAATGATTGGATAAGAGTTCGTGATTCTTCCTTCTCTGCTAATGAGTTTTGCCAAAGACAGCCAGAAAATGTCTTGGCCATGGATGAGAAATTAGTTAATTGGACTTCTGGGGCTGGTTTAAATAAAGAATCTGCATTGGAATTGATCAAAACCACAGATAATGACTTGCATCTGGCTAGCAGTGGTCGAAGTGAGAAGATCTACCCTATGCTAAAAGAGGTTTCAGAATGGGAAATTCAATGGGAGAATCTTCAAATTGGTGAACGCATTGGCATTG GATCATACGGTGAGGTCTACCAAGCAGATTGGAATGGCACT GAGGTTGCTGTGAAGAAATTTTTAGATCAAGACTTCTCTGGCGATGCATTGGTTCAATTTAAATGTGAA GTTGAAATCATGTTAAGGCTGAGACATCCAAATGTTGTTCTTTTCATGGGAGCTGTAACTCACTCTCCTCATTTCTCTATACTAACAGAGTTTCTCCCCAG AGGAAGTTTGTATAAGCTACTGCATCGATCCAATCCTCAACTTGATGAGAAAAGAAGAATGCGAATGGCTCTTGATGTG GCAAAAGGAATGAATTATTTGCACACAAGCAATCCTACTATAGTGCATCGAGATTTGAAAACACCAAACCTCCTTGTTGACAAGAACTGGGTCGTAAAG GTTTGTGATTTTGGGTTGTCACGCATGAAGCATCATACTTTCCTATCCTCAAAGTCCACTGCTGGAACG CCTGAATGGATGGCACCGGAAATTTTAAGGAATGAGCCGGCCAATGAGAA ATGTGATGTGTACAGTTTCGGTGTGGTATTATGGGAATTGGTTACTTTACGCATTCCCTGGAAAGGTTTGAATCCAATGCAAGTTGTTGGAGCTGTTGGATTCCAAAATCGACGCTTAGAAATTCCTGAAGGCATTGATCCGATGGTTGCACAGATTATTCGAGAATGTTGGCAAAC GGAGCCACATCTACGACCATCATTTGCACAGCTCATGTACCAACTGCGACGAC
- the LOC107962871 gene encoding probable serine/threonine-protein kinase SIS8 isoform X2: MCYSQNYNVVNYDEKIVDGFYDVYGIASTLGLEGKMPSLVDLQVVSVLENVDYEVILVNRLLDPELQELEKRVYNIHVQSQALGHGLVLSDLVQKIAEIVVNRMGGLVADADEMLRMWTLRSYELRRSLNAIILPLGRLDVGLSRHRALLFKVLADRINLPCMLVKGSYYTGTDDGAVNLVRINNGSEYIIDLMGAPGTLIPAEVPSCQLLKSALDVRGFAGLTDASQGSCLVLDKEIGNLAVSAALEMGIKIGAKRAAEFASSQTNEDGKNLAGRAVPERFEQEFGKLLPSAPNSSDSFCDIYEKPSSVQKRKVKNVSKYVISAAKDPEFAQKLHAVLLESGASPPPDLFMDINSQDPGEQSIPEQVVKGTIVNAAASCNSNLLSSNEQYLVSNGMEALENTNSNMRQKQMAKHQRELETNVIKTNVASAASVEGFLLGNSANDWIRVRDSSFSANEFCQRQPENVLAMDEKLVNWTSGAGLNKESALELIKTTDNDLHLASSGRSEKIYPMLKEVSEWEIQWENLQIGERIGIGSYGEVYQADWNGTEVAVKKFLDQDFSGDALVQFKCEVEIMLRLRHPNVVLFMGAVTHSPHFSILTEFLPRGSLYKLLHRSNPQLDEKRRMRMALDVAKGMNYLHTSNPTIVHRDLKTPNLLVDKNWVVKVCDFGLSRMKHHTFLSSKSTAGTPEWMAPEILRNEPANEKCDVYSFGVVLWELVTLRIPWKGLNPMQVVGAVGFQNRRLEIPEGIDPMVAQIIRECWQTEPHLRPSFAQLMYQLRRLQRLYVERLNSTNQIIG; this comes from the exons ATGTGTTATTCACAGAACTATAATGTTGTAAACTATGATGAAAAAATTGTGGATGGATTTTATGACGTGTATGGCATTGCCTCAACGCTTGGTCTGGAAGGGAAGATGCCATCTTTGGTTGATCTTCAAGTAGTATCAGTGTTAGAAAATGTTGATTATGAAGTAATTTTGGTTAACCGGTTGCTTGATCCTGAATTGCAAGAGCTTGAGAAAAGAGTGTACAACATACATGTGCAGTCCCAAGCTTTAGGCCATGGCCTGGTTTTGAGTGATTTAGTTCAGAAAATCGCAGAAATAGTTGTTAACAGAATGGGTGGTCTGGTAGCTGATGCTGATGAAATGTTGAGAATGTGGACCTTGAGAAGTTATGAGTTACGGAGGTCTCTTAACGCTATCATTCTTCCATTGGGAAGACTTGATGTTGGACTTTCGCGCCACAGAGCACTGCTGTTTAAG GTTCTAGCTGATAGAATTAATCTCCCATGCATGCTGGTCAAGGGGAGCTATTACACTGGTACAGATGATGGAGCTGTGAACTTGGTTAGAATCAACAATGGAAG TGAATATATCATAGATCTGATGGGTGCTCCTGGCACATTAATTCCTGCTGAAGTACCAAGCTGTCAGCTCTTAAAGTCTGCACTGGATGTAAGGGGCTTTGCTGGTCTTACTGATGCCTCTCAAGGTTCATGTTTGGTACTTGACAAAGAAATTGGAAATTTGGCAGTTTCAGCTGCTCTAGAAATGGGCATTAAAATTGGTGCCAAGAGGGCAGCAGAATTTGCCAGCAGTCAGACAAATGAAGATGGGAAGAACCTTGCCGGAAGAGCTGTTCCTGAGAGATTTGAACAGGAGTTTGGAAAGCTTCTTCCCTCAGCACCTAACTCTAGTGATAGCTTTTGTGACATTTATGAAAAACCTTCTTCAGTGCAAAAAAGAAAGGTTAAAAATGTTTCGAAGTATGTTATTAGTGCAGCAAAGGACCCAGAGTTTGCTCAGAAATTACATGCTGTTTTATTGGAGAGTGGTGCATCACCTCCTCCAGATTTGTTCATGGATATTAATTCACAGGATCCTGGTGAACAAAGTATACCTGAACAAGTAGTGAAAGGGACAATTGTAAATGCTGCTGCTAGCTGCAATTCAAATTTGTTGTCAAGCAATGAGCAATATCTTGTATCCAATGGAATGGAGGCTTTGGAAAATACTAATTCCAATATGAGACAAAAGCAAATGGCTAAGCACCAAAGGGAGTTagaaactaatgtcataaaaacTAATGTTGCATCTGCTGCTTCAGTTGAGGGATTTCTTCTTGGTAATTCAGCTAATGATTGGATAAGAGTTCGTGATTCTTCCTTCTCTGCTAATGAGTTTTGCCAAAGACAGCCAGAAAATGTCTTGGCCATGGATGAGAAATTAGTTAATTGGACTTCTGGGGCTGGTTTAAATAAAGAATCTGCATTGGAATTGATCAAAACCACAGATAATGACTTGCATCTGGCTAGCAGTGGTCGAAGTGAGAAGATCTACCCTATGCTAAAAGAGGTTTCAGAATGGGAAATTCAATGGGAGAATCTTCAAATTGGTGAACGCATTGGCATTG GATCATACGGTGAGGTCTACCAAGCAGATTGGAATGGCACT GAGGTTGCTGTGAAGAAATTTTTAGATCAAGACTTCTCTGGCGATGCATTGGTTCAATTTAAATGTGAA GTTGAAATCATGTTAAGGCTGAGACATCCAAATGTTGTTCTTTTCATGGGAGCTGTAACTCACTCTCCTCATTTCTCTATACTAACAGAGTTTCTCCCCAG AGGAAGTTTGTATAAGCTACTGCATCGATCCAATCCTCAACTTGATGAGAAAAGAAGAATGCGAATGGCTCTTGATGTG GCAAAAGGAATGAATTATTTGCACACAAGCAATCCTACTATAGTGCATCGAGATTTGAAAACACCAAACCTCCTTGTTGACAAGAACTGGGTCGTAAAG GTTTGTGATTTTGGGTTGTCACGCATGAAGCATCATACTTTCCTATCCTCAAAGTCCACTGCTGGAACG CCTGAATGGATGGCACCGGAAATTTTAAGGAATGAGCCGGCCAATGAGAA ATGTGATGTGTACAGTTTCGGTGTGGTATTATGGGAATTGGTTACTTTACGCATTCCCTGGAAAGGTTTGAATCCAATGCAAGTTGTTGGAGCTGTTGGATTCCAAAATCGACGCTTAGAAATTCCTGAAGGCATTGATCCGATGGTTGCACAGATTATTCGAGAATGTTGGCAAAC GGAGCCACATCTACGACCATCATTTGCACAGCTCATGTACCAACTGCGACGAC